One Paenibacillus sp. FSL H7-0737 DNA segment encodes these proteins:
- a CDS encoding GH36-type glycosyl hydrolase domain-containing protein has product MKFGTFDDTRKEYVINTPKTPYPWINYLGNEQFFGLISNTAGGYTFYRDARLRRLTRYRYNNIPLDTGGRYYYLYDDGDFWTPGWMPVKRDLDFYECRHGLGYTSITGERNGISVNQLAFVPMGHNAEVHRLVVKNTSSAKKSVKLFSFAEFCLWNAQDDMTNFQRNLSTGEVEVKDSVIYHKTEYRERRNHYAFYSVNKEIAGFDTDREAFVGMYNGLESPQAVVAGEPTNSVASGWSPIGSHALNITLEPGEEQSFIFVLGYIENPEEDKWESLNVINKKPAEAMIAQFATDAQVDAALAALAAHWDNLLSKYQIQSGDEKLDRMVNIWNPYQCMVTFNMSRSASYFESGIGRGMGFRDSNQDLLGFVHQIPERAKERILDIAATQFEDGSAYHQYQPLTKKGNNEVGTGFNDDPLWLILGTAAYIKETGDTSILDEQVPFDSNPNNTATLFEHLKRSFEHVTNNLGPHGLPLIGRADWNDCLNLNCFSTEPGESFQTTANIEGRVAESVFIAGLFVFVGPDYAEICRMRGLNDVAVDAEAKIDNMKEITLTHGFDGDWFLRAYDHYGDKIGSKENEEGKIFIEPQGICVMAGIGVENGQAEKALSSVQEHLDTKYGIVLQQPPYSKYYLNLGEISTYPPGYKENAGIFCHNNPWIMIAETVLGHGDRAFEIYAKIAPAYLEDISEIHRTEPYVYSQMIAGKDAVRHGEAKNSWLTGTAAWNYVAITQSILGIQADFNGLKIDPCIPTEWDSFEITRVFRGDTYVIQIKNPNHVSKGVVSLTLDGTAVEGNIIAPVGDGAVHQVVVELG; this is encoded by the coding sequence ATGAAATTCGGAACCTTTGACGACACTCGAAAAGAGTATGTAATTAACACACCTAAAACCCCTTACCCTTGGATTAACTATCTTGGTAATGAGCAATTTTTCGGACTTATTTCCAATACAGCTGGTGGCTACACCTTCTATAGGGACGCTCGTCTCAGAAGATTGACCCGTTACCGTTATAACAATATCCCACTGGATACCGGCGGCCGCTACTACTATCTTTATGACGATGGTGATTTCTGGACCCCAGGCTGGATGCCAGTAAAACGTGATCTCGACTTCTATGAATGCCGTCACGGTCTTGGCTACACTTCCATTACTGGCGAACGGAACGGAATTTCTGTGAACCAGCTTGCTTTTGTCCCTATGGGTCATAATGCTGAAGTACATCGTCTTGTAGTGAAGAACACGAGCTCTGCTAAAAAATCCGTGAAACTGTTCTCTTTTGCAGAGTTCTGTCTCTGGAATGCACAAGATGATATGACTAACTTCCAACGCAATCTCAGCACCGGTGAGGTTGAAGTGAAGGATTCCGTTATCTATCACAAAACTGAATATCGTGAGCGCAGAAATCACTATGCTTTCTACTCCGTAAATAAAGAAATCGCTGGTTTCGATACTGATCGTGAAGCTTTCGTAGGGATGTACAACGGTCTGGAAAGCCCACAAGCTGTAGTTGCAGGCGAACCTACTAACTCCGTAGCTAGCGGCTGGTCCCCTATCGGATCACACGCACTTAACATTACGCTTGAACCAGGTGAAGAACAAAGCTTCATCTTTGTACTCGGCTACATCGAGAACCCTGAAGAAGATAAATGGGAATCCCTGAATGTAATCAACAAAAAACCAGCAGAAGCTATGATCGCGCAATTTGCTACAGATGCACAAGTAGACGCTGCACTCGCTGCACTTGCTGCTCACTGGGATAACCTGCTATCTAAATATCAAATCCAAAGCGGCGACGAGAAACTGGATCGCATGGTTAACATCTGGAATCCATATCAATGTATGGTTACCTTCAACATGTCCCGTTCTGCTTCCTACTTTGAATCCGGTATTGGCCGTGGTATGGGCTTCCGTGATTCTAACCAAGACTTGCTCGGATTTGTTCATCAAATTCCTGAACGTGCTAAAGAACGTATTCTCGATATTGCGGCTACACAATTTGAAGATGGCAGTGCCTATCACCAATACCAACCGCTTACTAAAAAAGGTAACAACGAAGTCGGCACCGGCTTTAACGATGATCCGCTTTGGTTGATCCTTGGAACGGCTGCTTACATTAAAGAAACTGGCGATACCTCGATTCTTGATGAGCAGGTTCCTTTTGACAGTAATCCGAATAACACCGCTACGCTGTTTGAGCACTTGAAACGTTCCTTCGAGCATGTAACTAACAATCTCGGACCTCACGGCTTGCCGCTGATCGGGCGCGCAGACTGGAATGACTGCTTGAACCTCAACTGCTTCTCTACTGAGCCGGGTGAATCTTTCCAAACCACTGCCAACATCGAAGGTCGCGTTGCGGAATCTGTATTTATCGCGGGTCTGTTCGTCTTCGTTGGACCGGACTATGCTGAAATCTGCCGGATGCGCGGACTTAACGATGTAGCTGTGGATGCAGAAGCTAAGATTGACAACATGAAAGAAATCACATTGACGCACGGCTTCGATGGCGATTGGTTCCTGCGTGCTTATGATCACTATGGCGACAAGATCGGTTCCAAAGAAAATGAAGAAGGTAAAATCTTCATCGAACCACAAGGGATCTGCGTAATGGCCGGTATCGGTGTGGAAAATGGTCAAGCTGAAAAAGCTCTATCATCCGTACAAGAGCATTTGGATACTAAATACGGTATCGTATTGCAACAGCCACCGTATTCCAAGTACTATCTGAACCTGGGTGAAATTTCTACGTACCCTCCGGGCTACAAAGAAAATGCCGGTATTTTCTGCCATAATAACCCTTGGATCATGATCGCTGAAACTGTACTTGGACATGGCGACAGAGCGTTTGAAATTTACGCAAAAATTGCTCCTGCTTACCTGGAGGATATCAGCGAAATTCACCGCACAGAGCCTTATGTCTACTCCCAAATGATCGCAGGTAAAGATGCCGTTCGTCACGGGGAAGCTAAAAACTCCTGGTTGACTGGTACTGCTGCTTGGAACTATGTAGCCATCACTCAATCGATCCTTGGCATCCAAGCGGATTTCAATGGTCTGAAGATCGATCCTTGTATTCCTACTGAATGGGATAGCTTTGAAATCACACGTGTCTTCCGTGGAGATACTTATGTGATTCAAATCAAGAACCCGAACCATGTCTCCAAAGGTGTAGTTAGTCTTACCCTGGATGGCACAGCTGTAGAAGGTAACATCATTGCTCCAGTTGGAGACGGTGCAGTACACCAAGTAGTTGTAGAACTGGGTTAA
- a CDS encoding LacI family DNA-binding transcriptional regulator translates to MRSEDIAKLAGVSRSTVSRVINNYSNVPEETRAKVLRVIEQHQYEPNSFARALAGKKTDTIGLFAISMNEKENTTRIYQNNYFAPFVDAVVDTSNARGCYVLIHTVYSPDDFIKVKQAFLQKRIDGGIIVGTQKDINIVREMVGLDSPLVLIDYDISEIMSEHLDRNHLAIVNSKDYEGTTEAIEYLISLGHQEIGIICGQMNTYSGRERYTAYEDTLKKHGLPVNERFILKGDFLKETAYEEVKKLLASGEPLPTAFFSSNDDMAISAMEAFSEHGIIVPEDLSMVGFDDIQLASRIQPKLTSVRLPIYEMSKAAVEKVIELCDSQQPTFSTISFPARLVERDSCQPPKK, encoded by the coding sequence ATGCGCAGCGAAGATATAGCTAAGTTGGCCGGGGTTTCCCGAAGTACGGTATCCCGCGTGATCAACAATTATTCCAACGTCCCTGAAGAGACCCGGGCCAAAGTGCTGCGGGTGATTGAGCAACATCAGTACGAACCGAACAGCTTTGCAAGGGCTTTAGCCGGTAAGAAGACCGATACGATCGGACTCTTCGCCATCAGTATGAACGAGAAGGAGAATACTACCCGAATTTATCAGAATAATTACTTTGCTCCATTCGTTGATGCCGTAGTCGACACCTCGAATGCCCGCGGATGTTATGTACTGATTCATACAGTTTACTCTCCCGACGATTTCATCAAGGTAAAGCAAGCTTTTCTTCAAAAACGGATTGACGGCGGTATCATTGTCGGCACTCAGAAGGATATTAATATCGTCCGAGAAATGGTAGGGCTCGACTCTCCTCTCGTATTAATTGATTATGATATTTCTGAGATTATGTCGGAGCATCTTGACCGCAATCATCTGGCCATTGTGAACTCCAAAGATTACGAGGGCACCACAGAAGCGATTGAATATTTGATCTCTCTGGGTCATCAAGAGATTGGCATCATCTGTGGGCAAATGAATACGTACTCTGGACGAGAGCGTTATACGGCTTATGAAGATACGCTGAAGAAACATGGCCTGCCTGTAAATGAGAGATTTATTCTGAAAGGTGATTTTCTGAAAGAGACTGCTTACGAAGAGGTTAAGAAGCTCCTTGCTTCTGGAGAACCTTTGCCAACGGCCTTCTTCTCCTCCAACGATGATATGGCTATATCAGCGATGGAAGCGTTCTCCGAACACGGAATCATTGTCCCTGAAGATCTCTCCATGGTTGGATTTGATGACATTCAGCTAGCATCCCGTATTCAGCCTAAGCTGACCTCTGTACGCTTGCCAATCTATGAAATGTCTAAGGCTGCAGTTGAAAAAGTAATCGAGCTGTGTGATTCACAGCAGCCGACGTTTAGCACGATCAGCTTTCCAGCTCGTTTAGTGGAGAGAGATTCCTGTCAACCGCCGAAGAAATAG
- a CDS encoding ABC transporter substrate-binding protein, with amino-acid sequence MVRWGRKFLWSAVLIMALTALTACGTNSNTTKDNVAKTQNAEESTSASSTPSEGSGNASEEVATRTITGEFGDVEIPVNPKRVAGIYLEDYLKALGITPVVQWYHPSWGKQDYLNLDVPEFDITGSLEALLEKDPDLIIADGGADAARYEQYSKIAPTYRLPEAALQDSRQVLTAIADALGIPEKAEAVLAEYDQKVADGKAKLQQALGQEKVAVIRLNVADKTFALFGVKNRFIGVIYSQFGLTPVPMAAEMTEYQSIISEELIPQLEADHIIVFPDNGGWDTEGNQEAIQILDGPLWKSLPAVKNGNVYRMERSHWQTGAITANSMKLDDLLEAMVK; translated from the coding sequence ATGGTAAGATGGGGTCGGAAGTTTTTATGGTCAGCAGTACTTATTATGGCATTGACCGCGCTGACGGCATGCGGAACGAATAGCAATACTACGAAAGATAATGTTGCTAAAACACAGAATGCAGAGGAATCAACCTCAGCTAGCAGCACACCGAGCGAAGGAAGTGGAAATGCTTCGGAAGAGGTTGCAACTCGGACGATTACAGGGGAATTCGGAGATGTTGAGATTCCAGTCAACCCTAAACGGGTGGCCGGGATTTACCTTGAAGATTATTTGAAGGCATTGGGGATTACCCCGGTGGTTCAGTGGTATCATCCAAGCTGGGGCAAACAGGATTACTTAAATCTCGATGTGCCAGAATTTGATATCACCGGAAGCTTGGAAGCGTTGTTGGAGAAAGACCCTGACTTGATTATTGCGGACGGAGGCGCGGATGCGGCGAGGTATGAACAATATTCCAAGATAGCACCAACGTATCGTCTCCCTGAGGCGGCGCTGCAGGACTCAAGACAAGTGCTTACAGCGATTGCAGATGCGCTCGGTATTCCGGAGAAGGCTGAGGCTGTGCTCGCCGAGTATGATCAGAAAGTGGCAGATGGAAAAGCTAAACTGCAACAGGCTCTGGGGCAAGAAAAAGTAGCAGTGATCCGGCTCAACGTAGCGGATAAGACCTTTGCTTTGTTCGGTGTTAAAAACCGTTTTATCGGTGTGATTTATTCTCAATTTGGCCTGACACCCGTGCCTATGGCTGCAGAAATGACCGAATATCAATCTATTATTTCCGAAGAACTTATTCCTCAGCTTGAAGCGGATCATATCATCGTATTCCCTGACAACGGGGGCTGGGATACTGAAGGTAATCAGGAAGCGATCCAAATTCTTGATGGGCCGCTGTGGAAGAGCCTGCCCGCAGTGAAGAACGGGAATGTTTATAGAATGGAACGTTCCCACTGGCAGACTGGTGCCATCACGGCCAATTCGATGAAGCTTGATGACCTGCTGGAAGCTATGGTGAAATAA
- a CDS encoding helix-turn-helix domain-containing protein: MAKDLQDSHRRKLFYSLINIETQSLSGSGQSEVFQDHTLLIVSEGQGYVEAELRQFPLEKGTGFLFEPGLLSKINAEERGLSFYRLTFEIIETGENRQSEIEGRTKEDILRSGLLSCRPFSQCKLLLEAIYHSRRSTDEIEWFAGHTRFQELLLLIMRANSSFVQVTGDHEAIQRSIHYMEEHYNQAVTVDQLAEVAGITRARYTQTFKEVTGRVPLEHLNGLRIERAQQQLLLTNDRMHDIAVSVGYSNEYYFNRRFKRSVGVTPGQYRSFHQDGLRVFAPFLEDYLLALDITPVAQYSHAEWGKQEYLALHNVPEVDISTRNWQELSRYTPELILLDNGFHRWHLEECSRIAPLFKLPVHQEDWRATLYSAAAVFGRTERVQEVIDNYEHQAQQAKQLLTRSVHSQTIACLRISVYGITLYGCEHLGYTGSVLHHDLGLQPHSLVRKLTRGKNRVNLTKEELANLTADHLFIIFDQLEGGGRELLDTQLWRNLPAVRNGSVYEVDFMAWMNYGVLSHQRKIEDVLRALG; the protein is encoded by the coding sequence ATGGCAAAAGATTTGCAAGACAGCCATAGAAGGAAGCTATTCTATAGCTTGATAAATATAGAAACCCAATCCCTGTCAGGAAGCGGACAGAGTGAGGTGTTTCAGGATCATACACTACTCATTGTATCGGAAGGACAGGGGTATGTTGAGGCTGAGTTGAGGCAGTTTCCACTGGAAAAAGGTACTGGGTTCTTGTTCGAACCAGGGTTATTAAGCAAAATCAATGCCGAGGAGCGGGGGCTTAGCTTTTATCGGCTTACTTTTGAAATCATCGAAACCGGGGAAAACAGGCAGAGTGAAATAGAAGGAAGGACTAAAGAGGACATCCTTCGATCTGGTTTGTTAAGCTGTAGACCCTTTTCACAATGTAAATTACTGCTAGAGGCTATCTACCATAGCCGTAGAAGCACAGATGAGATCGAATGGTTCGCAGGCCATACGCGCTTTCAGGAGCTGCTACTGCTAATCATGCGTGCAAATTCCTCTTTCGTTCAGGTCACGGGTGATCATGAGGCAATACAGCGTTCCATTCACTATATGGAGGAGCATTATAACCAAGCCGTAACCGTTGATCAGTTGGCTGAAGTTGCAGGTATTACACGTGCGCGTTACACACAAACATTTAAAGAGGTGACAGGGAGGGTTCCCTTGGAGCATTTGAACGGGCTTCGTATCGAAAGAGCGCAGCAGCAGCTACTGCTGACGAATGACCGTATGCATGATATCGCGGTATCCGTCGGATATAGTAATGAGTATTATTTTAATCGGCGTTTTAAAAGATCGGTGGGTGTTACTCCAGGCCAATACAGAAGCTTCCATCAGGATGGATTGAGGGTGTTTGCTCCTTTTTTGGAAGATTATCTATTGGCTCTGGATATTACGCCTGTGGCGCAATATTCTCACGCCGAGTGGGGGAAACAAGAGTACTTGGCTCTCCACAATGTGCCTGAGGTAGATATTTCGACTCGTAATTGGCAGGAGCTCTCCCGGTATACGCCCGAATTGATCTTGCTGGATAATGGCTTTCATCGTTGGCATCTGGAGGAGTGCAGCCGGATCGCTCCGTTGTTCAAGCTACCTGTTCATCAAGAGGATTGGCGTGCCACTTTGTATTCCGCAGCAGCCGTCTTTGGCAGAACGGAACGTGTCCAGGAAGTGATCGACAATTATGAACATCAGGCACAGCAAGCCAAGCAGCTGCTTACCCGTTCCGTCCATAGTCAGACCATAGCTTGTTTAAGAATCTCAGTCTACGGAATCACTCTTTATGGATGTGAGCATTTGGGGTATACAGGAAGTGTGCTTCATCATGATTTGGGCTTGCAACCCCATAGCTTGGTTCGGAAGTTGACCCGTGGAAAGAATCGGGTGAACCTGACAAAAGAAGAGCTTGCCAATCTGACTGCGGATCATTTGTTTATTATCTTTGATCAGCTTGAAGGGGGAGGAAGGGAACTGCTGGATACACAACTCTGGCGCAACTTACCTGCTGTACGTAACGGCAGCGTATATGAGGTGGATTTCATGGCCTGGATGAATTACGGCGTATTGTCGCATCAGCGTAAGATTGAGGATGTATTAAGAGCGTTAGGATAA
- a CDS encoding DUF6199 family natural product biosynthesis protein, producing MGFFIFLFVLLALLNIFFPRFGWYMRYGWMVKGDVEPSEAYLLMTRVSSIVALIVLFFIWSSF from the coding sequence ATGGGCTTTTTTATTTTCCTCTTTGTTCTGTTAGCGCTACTTAACATCTTTTTCCCACGATTCGGATGGTACATGAGATACGGATGGATGGTCAAAGGTGACGTTGAGCCGAGTGAGGCTTATTTATTAATGACCCGCGTCAGCAGTATAGTGGCACTTATTGTCCTCTTTTTTATCTGGTCTAGTTTCTGA
- a CDS encoding SDR family oxidoreductase, whose translation MSNQYTMQDPTTQYTKAGPEFQQQQQEPGLQKKMNPVPDTGEDTYQGTGRLTGRKAIVTGADSGIGRAVAIAFAREGADVVLSYMPEEEEDAKQVLKLVQEAGRTAIAIPGDLKDEEYCEQLVDTAVKQLGGIDILANVAGKQQFVPDIADLTTKHFDDTFKTNVYAMFWLCKAAVKHMQPGSTIINTSSIQAYNPSPILLDYATTKAAINTFSKSLAQQVADKGIRVNVVAPGPVWTPLQVVGGQPEEVLKEFGASTPLGRPGQPAEMAPAYVFLASQESSYISGETLNANGGTPTP comes from the coding sequence ATGTCTAACCAATATACGATGCAAGATCCTACCACTCAGTACACCAAGGCAGGACCTGAATTTCAACAGCAGCAACAAGAGCCGGGGCTTCAGAAGAAGATGAATCCCGTGCCTGATACAGGTGAAGATACCTATCAAGGCACCGGACGTCTGACTGGACGAAAAGCGATTGTTACAGGGGCAGACAGCGGGATAGGCCGAGCTGTTGCGATTGCTTTTGCTCGTGAAGGCGCAGATGTTGTCTTATCCTATATGCCGGAGGAAGAAGAGGATGCAAAGCAGGTTCTCAAGCTGGTGCAGGAAGCAGGACGAACCGCAATCGCCATCCCAGGTGATCTTAAGGACGAGGAGTACTGTGAACAGCTCGTCGATACTGCGGTCAAGCAACTGGGTGGGATTGATATTTTAGCCAATGTAGCGGGCAAACAGCAATTCGTCCCCGATATTGCTGATCTTACTACGAAGCATTTTGACGATACATTTAAGACGAATGTGTATGCCATGTTCTGGCTGTGTAAAGCGGCAGTGAAACATATGCAACCGGGTAGCACCATCATCAACACTTCTTCCATTCAAGCCTATAACCCTTCGCCGATCCTATTGGACTACGCGACGACCAAGGCTGCGATCAATACATTCAGTAAATCTCTCGCTCAGCAAGTCGCTGATAAGGGCATTCGAGTTAATGTAGTGGCACCAGGTCCCGTATGGACACCTCTTCAGGTGGTGGGTGGGCAACCAGAGGAAGTGCTGAAGGAGTTCGGCGCGAGCACACCACTAGGCCGTCCGGGACAGCCTGCAGAGATGGCTCCGGCATATGTATTTCTTGCTAGCCAGGAATCGAGCTATATAAGTGGCGAAACGCTAAATGCCAATGGCGGAACTCCAACCCCATAG
- a CDS encoding DUF1796 family putative cysteine peptidase, whose amino-acid sequence MNLQDVKKSYDLIVSLGMSCAPAINMQRNNLRTFSMPLDWMISYSLTDVNRLYKNRFQNFMELTNLQMLEETHFFLEDGVPAYPNGNKNTLVKSYFIQDTFYNIISVHDFPITLGKHWSTTYPSYKAKLDLRIKRFWDKLLSSKKILFIRWFATYEQAVELQAILSDILKPNEFTVLILYPVRELTSVREIHWNINHICVLEFPDDMNDYDSWDYILKDIQITSD is encoded by the coding sequence ATGAACTTACAAGATGTAAAGAAGAGCTATGATTTAATCGTAAGCTTAGGTATGTCTTGTGCTCCTGCTATAAATATGCAAAGAAATAACTTGAGAACATTCTCCATGCCTCTCGACTGGATGATTTCTTATTCATTAACTGATGTAAACAGACTTTATAAAAATAGATTTCAGAATTTTATGGAGTTAACAAATCTGCAAATGCTCGAAGAGACACATTTTTTTCTAGAGGATGGAGTGCCCGCTTATCCTAATGGAAACAAGAATACGTTAGTGAAATCGTATTTTATTCAGGATACCTTTTATAACATTATCTCGGTACATGATTTTCCTATCACCTTAGGTAAACATTGGTCTACGACCTATCCATCTTATAAAGCAAAGCTGGATTTACGAATTAAGAGATTTTGGGACAAATTACTAAGCAGTAAAAAAATTCTATTCATTAGATGGTTCGCCACATACGAACAGGCTGTAGAGCTACAAGCGATTTTGTCTGATATATTAAAGCCGAACGAATTCACTGTCCTTATCCTTTATCCCGTTCGTGAATTAACATCAGTACGAGAAATCCATTGGAATATTAATCATATTTGTGTGTTAGAATTTCCTGATGATATGAACGATTATGATAGCTGGGATTATATTTTGAAAGATATACAAATAACGAGCGATTAA
- a CDS encoding NUDIX domain-containing protein, whose translation MKIGKPIRKKVYGFILQDNEVGEKTLLVYLNVPEVPFRLVGGNVDAGETEEEALFREIQEESGLKQFKLVKKIGTQYYYKDYIDANVERHDYLLIPETRLPEKWRFTGEGEGEDCGTVFNYQWIKQDEIYLLDKEFREYMSEKYIQELFGNG comes from the coding sequence ATGAAGATAGGGAAACCGATTAGAAAGAAGGTATACGGATTTATTTTGCAAGACAATGAAGTTGGAGAAAAGACCTTATTAGTTTATCTTAATGTACCAGAAGTACCCTTTAGATTAGTAGGTGGTAATGTCGATGCCGGGGAAACAGAAGAAGAAGCCTTATTCAGGGAAATTCAAGAAGAAAGTGGACTTAAACAATTTAAATTAGTAAAGAAAATAGGAACACAATATTATTATAAGGATTATATAGATGCAAATGTTGAAAGACATGACTACCTTCTGATTCCAGAAACAAGATTACCTGAAAAGTGGAGATTCACTGGAGAGGGTGAAGGAGAGGACTGTGGAACTGTTTTTAACTACCAGTGGATAAAACAAGATGAAATATACTTATTAGATAAAGAATTTAGAGAATATATGTCGGAAAAATACATACAAGAATTGTTCGGCAATGGATAG
- a CDS encoding site-2 protease family protein: MPQNEQKKNSSTPWKWLGGGAAMLLFKGKAILSLLKIGKIAGPLISMMISIWAYALIYPWGFAVGFVLLLLVHELGHVIAAKRIGLPVSAPLFIPFLGALITMKKQPLDAQTEAYIAFGGPILGTIGATAVFGAAYYMDSPLLYSLAYIGFLLNLINLLPIHPLDGGRIATAVTRWLWLVGLVGGLAIIIYMRSILFFIIWALFAYDLYNKYVKRRTNNRLYSVTKSFLIPVEPLRDAGYMIPGPEHRRDLPFTTYSDLERQQYVGVRWDQLNYIGRATLPQQCIIEKVRISQLEPVTLENGLHLKMNCDISYSVYENDKYYDVPASSRWKYGIAYFVLAGFLGGMMYMVHAVGNVNL, translated from the coding sequence TTGCCGCAAAATGAGCAGAAAAAGAATTCTTCCACGCCATGGAAATGGTTGGGGGGCGGGGCGGCGATGCTCCTGTTTAAAGGAAAGGCGATTCTGTCTCTTCTGAAAATAGGTAAAATTGCCGGGCCGTTAATCTCAATGATGATTTCAATATGGGCTTATGCTTTGATTTACCCGTGGGGGTTTGCCGTGGGCTTTGTCCTGCTCTTGCTAGTCCATGAATTAGGACATGTAATAGCAGCGAAACGGATCGGGCTTCCAGTCAGCGCTCCACTGTTTATACCGTTTTTGGGAGCTTTAATTACAATGAAGAAACAGCCGCTGGATGCCCAGACAGAAGCTTATATTGCTTTTGGAGGTCCGATCTTAGGAACCATTGGGGCTACAGCCGTTTTTGGAGCGGCTTATTACATGGATAGTCCACTTCTCTATTCCTTGGCTTATATAGGTTTTTTACTTAATCTGATCAATCTGCTGCCGATTCACCCGCTTGACGGCGGCCGTATTGCAACCGCGGTGACGCGCTGGCTGTGGCTTGTGGGGCTCGTGGGTGGTTTAGCCATCATCATCTATATGCGTTCGATCTTGTTCTTTATTATTTGGGCGTTATTTGCTTACGATCTGTATAACAAATATGTGAAGAGACGCACTAACAATCGCCTTTATTCTGTAACGAAGAGTTTCTTAATTCCAGTAGAGCCACTTAGAGATGCAGGCTACATGATTCCAGGACCAGAGCATAGAAGAGATTTACCTTTTACTACTTACAGTGATTTGGAAAGACAGCAGTATGTAGGGGTGAGATGGGATCAACTGAACTACATTGGTAGAGCTACGCTTCCGCAGCAATGCATCATTGAAAAGGTACGTATCTCGCAGCTAGAGCCTGTGACCTTAGAGAATGGGCTTCATCTAAAGATGAATTGTGATATCAGCTATTCTGTCTATGAGAACGACAAGTATTACGATGTGCCGGCTAGCTCACGCTGGAAATACGGTATCGCTTATTTTGTATTAGCTGGCTTTTTGGGAGGAATGATGTACATGGTCCATGCCGTTGGAAATGTGAATCTATAA
- a CDS encoding GNAT family N-acetyltransferase: MAAEILRVTTEEQLQMGLDIRTKVFVEEQMVPAEEEIDEYDVIGPNAHHILIIDEGVPVATGRLIYYKAGTAKMQRIAVLKDYRVKGYGRVLLLAMEELARELGLEASILDAQCQAENFYKKLGYEVISTEPFYDAGILHVRMQKTL, from the coding sequence ATGGCGGCAGAAATCTTACGGGTAACTACAGAGGAACAGCTTCAAATGGGGCTGGATATTCGTACCAAAGTATTTGTAGAGGAACAAATGGTACCGGCTGAGGAAGAAATTGATGAATACGATGTTATCGGTCCGAATGCGCACCATATTCTAATTATAGATGAAGGTGTACCTGTGGCTACAGGAAGATTGATTTATTACAAAGCAGGTACAGCCAAAATGCAGCGTATCGCCGTACTGAAAGATTATCGAGTCAAAGGATACGGACGTGTTCTGTTGCTAGCTATGGAAGAGCTTGCTCGGGAACTTGGACTGGAAGCTTCGATTCTTGATGCACAGTGCCAAGCTGAGAATTTCTACAAGAAGCTAGGATATGAAGTGATTTCAACGGAACCTTTTTATGACGCAGGTATTCTACATGTACGGATGCAGAAAACGCTTTAA
- a CDS encoding DUF3892 domain-containing protein codes for MPNNERESFVAVQKNGDGDLTSFQTSTGRVLAYDQALQEVQAGNIAGVNAFKGKDGGTYIRGDADGDPTNNLDNLPSFS; via the coding sequence GTGCCAAATAACGAACGCGAAAGTTTCGTAGCTGTACAGAAAAATGGAGACGGAGATTTAACCAGTTTCCAGACCTCTACAGGACGTGTCCTGGCGTATGACCAAGCGCTTCAAGAAGTACAGGCCGGAAATATTGCCGGAGTGAATGCTTTTAAAGGTAAAGACGGAGGAACTTATATTCGCGGCGACGCGGATGGGGATCCAACCAACAATTTGGATAATCTTCCGAGTTTCTCATAG